Proteins found in one Mucilaginibacter gracilis genomic segment:
- a CDS encoding HAD-IB family phosphatase: MSQYYIIDFDSTFTQVEALDELARISLKDRLDKEKIFRQIESLTNAAMEGRMSFAESLDARVRLLHADQMHLRQLVKFLKKKVSASFLRNKDFFAANADKILIVSGGFKDFIIPVVTEYHIKKENIYANTFDFDEEGNIIGYDATNPLSQEGGKVTLLKELNLKGEIFGIGDGHSDFQLKESGMVDTFFAFTENVERKGVVAKADFVTPSFDEFLYLNKMPRAISYPKNRIKCLVVGDIGDEALTWMRKEGYNIRIRRTIEEKYLEEAGILFCDEAEQPTAQQLETAGRLKVIGCFGKINNRRVADTACANGIIIFDDPKHNPRNLEFIPKRVIDFMNEGKTHMSCNFPELQPPRVNNAHRLIHIHKNVPGVLVQINNIFAQHNINIVGEFLVTNEHIGYVITDVNKGYDQHILTELKKIEHTIRFRLLY, translated from the coding sequence ATGAGCCAGTATTATATAATTGACTTCGATAGTACATTTACCCAGGTAGAAGCCCTGGATGAATTAGCACGTATTTCGTTAAAAGACCGCCTTGACAAAGAAAAGATATTCAGACAGATTGAAAGTCTTACCAATGCTGCTATGGAAGGACGCATGTCTTTTGCAGAAAGTTTAGATGCCCGTGTACGATTGTTACATGCCGATCAAATGCACCTGCGCCAGTTGGTTAAATTTCTAAAAAAGAAGGTTTCGGCATCGTTTTTACGCAACAAAGATTTTTTTGCCGCCAATGCAGATAAGATACTCATCGTTTCGGGCGGTTTTAAAGATTTTATTATCCCCGTAGTTACCGAATACCATATTAAAAAAGAGAATATATACGCCAACACTTTTGATTTTGACGAAGAGGGCAATATTATAGGCTACGATGCCACCAACCCCCTATCGCAAGAGGGTGGCAAGGTTACCTTATTAAAAGAACTGAACCTTAAAGGCGAGATTTTTGGTATTGGCGACGGCCATTCGGATTTTCAGTTGAAAGAATCGGGTATGGTTGATACCTTTTTTGCCTTTACCGAAAACGTTGAACGCAAAGGCGTAGTTGCTAAGGCCGATTTTGTTACACCCAGTTTTGATGAGTTTTTATACCTCAACAAAATGCCCCGGGCAATATCATATCCTAAAAACCGCATTAAATGTTTGGTTGTGGGCGATATTGGCGACGAGGCTTTAACCTGGATGCGCAAAGAAGGCTATAACATTCGCATCAGGCGCACCATAGAAGAAAAATATTTAGAAGAAGCCGGTATATTATTTTGCGACGAGGCCGAACAGCCAACCGCACAACAATTAGAAACCGCAGGCAGGTTAAAAGTTATTGGTTGTTTTGGCAAAATAAATAACAGGCGCGTTGCCGATACCGCTTGTGCCAACGGCATTATTATTTTTGACGACCCTAAACATAACCCCCGCAACCTGGAGTTTATACCCAAACGCGTTATTGATTTTATGAACGAGGGCAAAACACACATGAGCTGCAATTTCCCTGAGTTGCAACCGCCGCGTGTTAATAATGCACACCGGTTAATTCACATCCACAAAAACGTACCTGGGGTATTGGTGCAAATCAACAATATTTTTGCACAGCACAACATTAATATTGTTGGCGAGTTTTTGGTTACCAACGAGCATATTGGTTACGTTATTACCGATGTTAACAAAGGTTACGACCAGCATATTTTAACCGAATTAAAAAAGATAGAGCATACCATCCGTTTCAGGTTGCTATATTAA
- a CDS encoding NAD-dependent epimerase/dehydratase family protein, producing MVLVTGATGFLGSELAKQLAVAGYKLVCIKRATSVIPAILEPYAPHITWLNADILDVFALDEALQGITQVYHCAAWVSFNPSHKKLMIKTNVEGTANLVNLCNQYNIRLLHVSSIAAIGEAKPGELITENNHLEETPHENGYAISKYESEMEVWRGIAEGLNAVIVNPSLIIGAQAGKTGTGKIFETVHQGLKYYTTGSCGLVDVEDVAGSMIQLMNTNIESQRFIVNAENWSYKAIVTEAAQNFKVAPPQKEAKPWLLNAAWRLSALWGFLSGKQKGIDKISAQASSKTLNYSNTKLTKAIGIHFKPISLSIKQICSQLIATT from the coding sequence ATGGTACTGGTAACAGGCGCAACAGGTTTCCTCGGTTCGGAGTTGGCAAAGCAATTGGCGGTGGCAGGCTATAAGCTGGTTTGCATTAAACGCGCCACATCGGTAATACCGGCCATTTTAGAGCCCTATGCACCACACATTACCTGGCTTAACGCCGATATATTGGATGTTTTTGCGCTGGATGAGGCCCTGCAAGGCATTACGCAGGTTTACCATTGCGCAGCCTGGGTTTCGTTTAACCCATCGCACAAAAAACTGATGATAAAAACCAATGTTGAGGGTACGGCAAACCTGGTTAACCTTTGCAACCAATACAACATCAGGCTGTTGCATGTTAGCTCAATTGCTGCCATAGGCGAGGCTAAACCCGGCGAACTGATTACCGAAAACAACCATTTAGAAGAAACACCGCACGAAAACGGTTACGCTATTTCGAAATACGAAAGCGAAATGGAAGTTTGGCGCGGCATTGCCGAAGGTTTAAATGCTGTTATTGTGAACCCATCGTTAATTATTGGAGCCCAGGCCGGCAAAACCGGAACCGGTAAAATATTTGAAACCGTACACCAGGGCTTAAAGTATTATACAACGGGTAGCTGCGGCTTGGTTGACGTGGAAGATGTGGCCGGCAGCATGATACAGTTGATGAATACCAACATTGAGAGCCAACGCTTTATTGTTAATGCCGAAAACTGGAGCTACAAGGCTATTGTTACCGAAGCGGCTCAAAACTTTAAAGTTGCCCCGCCCCAAAAAGAGGCTAAACCTTGGCTGCTTAATGCTGCCTGGCGCCTATCGGCCTTGTGGGGCTTTTTGAGTGGCAAGCAAAAAGGTATTGATAAAATATCGGCACAGGCATCATCAAAAACATTAAACTATAGCAACACCAAGCTAACAAAAGCCATAGGCATACATTTTAAGCCCATTAGCCTTAGTATAAAACAAATTTGCAGCCAATTGATTGCAACAACTTAA
- a CDS encoding formimidoylglutamase, which translates to MSLVDFLSPIDVEKMAPKKGYYTSHLGVKITSYAGVFPDLDENKPDIAIIGVMEDRNADNNAGCALGPDYIRERLYGLNEGAYTTKIVDLGNIRQGANITDTYVALKTVVKELIKKDILPIIIGGGQDLTFAQYLAYEPLEQKVDVVVVDSRFDMNDDSHYDNIETTSQSYLNRIFLHEPNYLFNFSNLGYQTYFASQDSLRVMDKLYFDVHRLGELSGQIQVVEPIIRNATMLSFDIGAIRSADAMANANATPNGFFGHEACQICRYAGFNDKLTSIGFYEFNPAYDNNGQTATLLAQMIWYFIDGFYNRKKDFPLQPRSQYLIYKTSLKHDEHELVFVKSKKTDRWWMQVPYPGNGSKNERSHWVPCRYEDYGIAVSGEMPDLWWRTYQKLI; encoded by the coding sequence ATGTCGTTAGTTGATTTTTTAAGTCCCATTGATGTGGAGAAAATGGCCCCTAAAAAGGGTTATTATACCAGTCACCTTGGTGTGAAGATAACCAGCTATGCCGGTGTTTTTCCGGATTTGGATGAGAACAAGCCCGATATTGCCATTATAGGTGTGATGGAAGACCGCAATGCCGACAATAATGCCGGCTGCGCCTTGGGGCCCGACTATATTAGAGAAAGGTTATACGGACTAAACGAGGGTGCCTATACCACAAAAATTGTTGACCTGGGCAATATACGCCAGGGCGCAAACATTACCGATACCTATGTGGCCCTTAAAACAGTTGTTAAAGAACTGATAAAGAAAGATATTTTACCCATTATTATTGGCGGCGGACAAGATTTAACCTTTGCGCAATACCTGGCATACGAACCACTGGAGCAAAAGGTAGATGTTGTAGTGGTTGATTCGCGGTTTGATATGAATGATGATAGCCATTACGATAACATCGAAACCACATCCCAATCATACCTAAACCGGATATTTTTACACGAGCCCAATTACTTGTTTAACTTTAGTAACCTGGGTTACCAAACCTATTTTGCCAGTCAGGATAGTTTGCGGGTAATGGATAAACTGTATTTTGATGTACACCGCCTTGGCGAATTGAGCGGACAGATACAGGTTGTTGAGCCCATCATCCGTAACGCAACCATGCTGAGTTTTGATATTGGTGCCATCCGCTCGGCAGATGCTATGGCGAATGCTAATGCCACACCTAACGGCTTTTTTGGCCACGAAGCCTGCCAGATATGCCGCTATGCCGGTTTTAACGATAAGCTTACCTCAATAGGCTTTTACGAATTTAACCCCGCTTATGATAATAACGGGCAAACAGCCACTTTGCTTGCCCAAATGATATGGTATTTTATTGATGGCTTTTATAACCGGAAAAAAGATTTCCCTTTACAGCCACGCTCACAATATTTGATATACAAAACGAGTTTAAAGCATGACGAGCATGAACTTGTATTTGTAAAGAGCAAAAAAACAGACAGGTGGTGGATGCAGGTGCCTTATCCGGGTAACGGATCAAAAAACGAACGCTCGCATTGGGTGCCCTGCCGGTACGAAGATTATGGCATAGCCGTATCTGGCGAAATGCCCGATTTGTGGTGGCGCACTTACCAAAAGCTGATTTAA
- a CDS encoding TlpA disulfide reductase family protein yields MKKAFLILLAAMPALLFAQTPDGYTIKGKVGTYNAPARAYLIYELAGKNVTDSTNIVNGEFKFSGTVASPISAFVVMDPTGVNLNQLRQSKDFIDATDIYIEKANIVLTSADSVSKAVITGSKLNDDNKKFKQLLAPFVARAKVIGEEYRSLSDAQQINPTYQDAIAAKYRVLQNEETEALKKFILDNSQSYIALTTMQMLIKSGMDISSIETYYNALAPAIKSTELGKGFAGAFAELRVTAIGSPAPDFTQNDVNGVPVKLASFKGKYLLIDFWASWCGPCRQENPHIARVYDHYKGQNFTILGVSLDKQEEKDKWLKAIKDDGLIWTQVSDLKYWQNEVSNLYKVSFIPQNYLIDPTGKIIAKNLKGDDLDKKLAEIFKM; encoded by the coding sequence ATGAAAAAAGCATTTTTAATTCTATTAGCGGCCATGCCCGCACTTTTATTTGCCCAAACGCCCGATGGTTATACCATAAAAGGTAAAGTTGGCACATACAACGCCCCGGCGCGTGCTTATCTTATTTACGAGCTGGCCGGTAAAAACGTAACCGACTCGACCAATATCGTTAACGGCGAATTTAAATTTTCGGGCACTGTTGCCAGTCCGATATCGGCATTTGTGGTGATGGACCCCACGGGTGTAAACCTAAACCAGCTGCGCCAGAGCAAAGATTTTATTGATGCTACTGATATTTATATTGAAAAGGCAAACATTGTACTAACATCTGCCGATTCGGTATCAAAGGCGGTGATAACGGGCTCTAAACTTAACGACGATAATAAGAAGTTTAAGCAACTGCTGGCCCCCTTTGTGGCAAGGGCCAAAGTAATTGGCGAAGAGTACCGGTCGTTAAGCGATGCGCAGCAAATTAACCCTACCTACCAGGATGCTATAGCTGCCAAGTACCGGGTTTTACAAAACGAAGAAACAGAGGCCCTGAAGAAGTTTATTTTAGATAACTCGCAAAGCTATATCGCCCTTACTACGATGCAGATGCTGATTAAATCGGGCATGGATATATCATCTATCGAAACTTATTACAATGCATTGGCCCCGGCTATAAAAAGCACCGAACTTGGTAAAGGCTTTGCCGGCGCTTTTGCCGAACTAAGGGTTACAGCTATAGGCTCGCCCGCTCCCGATTTTACCCAAAACGATGTTAATGGCGTGCCGGTAAAACTAGCATCATTTAAGGGCAAGTACCTGCTGATAGATTTTTGGGCATCATGGTGCGGCCCTTGCCGCCAGGAAAACCCTCATATTGCACGCGTTTACGATCATTATAAGGGCCAAAATTTTACCATCTTAGGCGTATCGTTAGATAAGCAGGAGGAAAAAGACAAGTGGCTTAAAGCAATTAAAGACGATGGCCTGATATGGACGCAAGTTTCGGATTTAAAATACTGGCAAAATGAGGTATCTAACCTGTACAAGGTTAGTTTTATACCTCAAAACTACCTCATTGACCCCACCGGAAAAATTATAGCTAAAAACCTTAAAGGCGACGACCTGGATAAAAAACTGGCCGAAATATTTAAAATGTAA